In one Massilia endophytica genomic region, the following are encoded:
- a CDS encoding HD family phosphohydrolase, with product MQELNHAQIAQRLDQLTELSVALGSSHNTDLLLERILQVAKGMTNSDGGTLYRPSEDRRSLVFALSINDTLGIHLGGSSGKKAEIPPVPLFDAEGEQNLASVAAYAANKGQSVNIEDVYQAEGFNFSGMRNFDQQFNYHSQSFLTVPMRDHEGELLGVLQLINSKDRDTGEIRAFTPTDQRFIEALAAQAAMALTNQLLILQLEKLLEALVNLINIGIDEKSPYTGRHCQFVPELTMMLAEAVHETSEGPLADFRMSDADRKELWFAGLLHDCGKITTPVHVVDKSTKLQTIFDRIHMVDTRFEVLLRDAEIRALKAQLAGGDADTIQKALQAELAQLRSDRDFLRGANVGGEGMKPEDQERVRQIAQYRWTNPEGQDAPFLSENELTNLTIRFGTLNDDERKIINNHIVVTVRMLESLPWPKHLQKVAEFAGGHHERMDGKGYPKGLTREQMSVPARVMAIADIFEALTAHDRPYKKAKSLSESLHILGNFKLNGHIDPDLFDIFIRKKVYMQFAQKNLSPEQIDEVDESKIPGYVP from the coding sequence ATGCAGGAACTCAACCACGCCCAAATCGCGCAGCGGCTGGACCAGCTCACCGAACTGAGCGTGGCTCTGGGCTCCAGCCATAACACCGATCTGCTGCTGGAGCGCATTCTCCAGGTGGCGAAAGGCATGACCAATTCGGACGGCGGCACGCTTTACCGTCCCAGCGAGGACCGCCGCAGCCTGGTGTTCGCCCTCAGCATCAACGACACCCTGGGCATCCACCTGGGCGGATCGAGCGGCAAGAAGGCCGAAATCCCGCCTGTGCCCCTGTTCGATGCGGAAGGGGAGCAGAACCTCGCTTCCGTGGCGGCCTACGCGGCCAACAAAGGCCAGTCGGTCAATATCGAGGACGTGTACCAGGCCGAGGGCTTCAACTTCTCGGGCATGCGCAATTTCGACCAGCAGTTCAACTACCACTCGCAGTCCTTCCTGACCGTGCCGATGCGCGACCACGAGGGCGAGCTGCTGGGCGTTCTCCAGCTGATCAACTCCAAGGACCGCGACACCGGCGAGATCCGCGCCTTCACGCCCACCGACCAGCGCTTCATCGAGGCGCTGGCTGCTCAGGCGGCGATGGCGCTCACGAACCAGCTGCTCATTCTCCAGCTGGAGAAGCTGCTGGAAGCGCTGGTCAACCTGATCAACATCGGCATCGACGAGAAGTCTCCCTACACCGGCCGCCATTGCCAGTTCGTGCCCGAGCTGACCATGATGCTGGCCGAGGCGGTGCACGAAACGAGCGAGGGTCCGCTGGCGGACTTCCGCATGAGCGACGCCGACCGCAAGGAGCTGTGGTTCGCGGGCCTGCTGCACGACTGCGGCAAGATCACGACGCCAGTTCACGTGGTGGACAAGTCCACCAAGCTGCAGACCATCTTCGACCGCATCCACATGGTGGATACGCGCTTTGAAGTGCTGCTGCGGGACGCGGAAATCCGTGCACTCAAGGCGCAGCTGGCTGGCGGCGATGCGGACACCATCCAGAAAGCGCTGCAGGCCGAACTGGCGCAGCTGCGTTCGGACCGCGATTTCCTGCGCGGCGCAAACGTTGGCGGGGAGGGCATGAAGCCTGAGGACCAGGAGCGCGTGCGCCAGATCGCCCAGTACCGCTGGACCAATCCGGAAGGGCAGGATGCACCATTCCTCAGCGAGAACGAGCTCACCAACCTCACCATCCGCTTCGGCACCCTGAACGACGACGAGCGCAAGATCATCAACAACCACATCGTGGTGACGGTGCGCATGCTCGAATCGCTGCCATGGCCGAAGCACCTGCAGAAGGTGGCGGAGTTCGCGGGCGGCCACCACGAGCGCATGGACGGCAAGGGCTACCCGAAAGGACTGACGCGCGAGCAGATGTCCGTGCCGGCGCGGGTCATGGCCATTGCCGATATCTTCGAGGCGCTGACCGCGCACGACCGCCCGTACAAGAAGGCCAAGTCGCTGTCCGAGTCGCTGCACATCCTCGGCAACTTCAAGCTGAACGGCCATATCGACCCGGACCTGTTCGACATCTTCATCCGCAAGAAGGTGTACATGCAGTTCGCGCAGAAGAACCTCAGCCCGGAGCAGATCGACGAAGTCGACGAGTCGAAGATCCCCGGCTACGTGCCCTGA